The following are from one region of the Haloactinomyces albus genome:
- a CDS encoding formate/nitrite transporter family protein, with protein MATESGRLTAREIYERVLDDARSELNRTASALGFSGLAAGLFMGLTGLGVSGTLAALPGDGGEFIAELLYPLGFIAVVIGRAQLFTENTLFPVVLILEERRHLPATLRLWVVVFAANVLGALTFAALATVTGALQPAVVAELVQLGVKAVDQPLVSVFTSGILGGLLIALMSWLVTSAQSTIGQIAVIWLITFPVGLLGLAHCIASSGYILAATLAGATSLGTYVMWLGAATAGNIIGGVLLVSLLNYGQVRAGAQMNRRRARRLAENEAVFSRLSERLRQRSSANGEPEGIAQFRCECSTSNCTTEITMSVDDYRHLRSHSRWFAVVSGHQTPEIEPVVEEHHDYLIVERNEKAGEPILRPRPWRRSPWVVRRN; from the coding sequence ATGGCAACTGAGTCGGGGCGGTTGACCGCGCGCGAGATCTACGAGCGGGTCCTTGACGACGCTCGTTCCGAACTGAACCGCACGGCCAGCGCCCTCGGTTTCTCCGGGCTTGCCGCCGGTCTGTTCATGGGGCTCACCGGGCTGGGAGTGTCCGGAACACTCGCCGCCCTGCCCGGTGACGGAGGCGAGTTCATCGCCGAGCTGCTCTATCCGCTGGGATTCATCGCAGTGGTCATCGGACGGGCTCAACTGTTCACCGAGAACACCCTGTTTCCCGTCGTGCTCATCCTCGAAGAGCGTCGCCACCTGCCTGCCACGTTGCGACTGTGGGTGGTCGTGTTCGCAGCCAACGTGCTCGGTGCGCTGACCTTCGCGGCGCTGGCGACCGTCACCGGCGCGCTGCAACCCGCGGTGGTGGCCGAATTGGTGCAGTTGGGCGTCAAGGCCGTGGATCAACCGCTGGTGAGCGTGTTCACCAGCGGCATTCTCGGGGGATTGCTGATCGCTTTGATGTCGTGGCTGGTCACCAGTGCCCAGAGCACGATCGGGCAGATCGCCGTGATCTGGCTGATCACCTTTCCGGTGGGCTTGCTGGGATTGGCTCACTGCATCGCCTCCAGCGGCTACATCCTGGCCGCCACCCTCGCCGGCGCCACCTCGCTCGGGACGTACGTGATGTGGCTGGGTGCGGCCACTGCAGGCAACATCATCGGCGGTGTGCTCCTCGTCTCGTTGCTCAACTACGGACAGGTTCGTGCCGGAGCACAGATGAATCGCCGCCGCGCGCGACGCCTGGCCGAGAACGAGGCCGTGTTCTCCCGCCTCAGCGAACGCCTCCGGCAGCGCTCGTCGGCCAACGGCGAACCCGAGGGCATCGCGCAGTTCAGGTGCGAGTGTTCCACTTCCAACTGCACCACCGAGATCACGATGAGCGTCGACGACTACCGGCACCTGCGCAGCCATTCCCGCTGGTTCGCGGTGGTCAGCGGGCACCAGACTCCCGAGATCGAACCCGTGGTCGAGGAGCACCACGACTACCTGATCGTGGAACGGAACGAGAAGGCGGGAGAGCCGATTCTCCGTCCTCGCCCCTGGCGGAGAAGTCCCTGGGTGGTACGTCGGAACTGA
- the sepX gene encoding divisome protein SepX/GlpR: MLSSLIFVALAVAWLVVLVPMFARRRQEVAHTTDSALAARVVRRGGGRRPAASGRARTTRVKEAFAMPDTDRDDMDEGEMTDVDPEVDPEVDAEIDAGDEYTENGQWRRVYSDDARAGRRYRPGRGGFDPEAAALAARAIYARRQRIVFGMLLTAVATAVLAALVWSVAWWFHALVDVALVGYLTYLRRQVRIEEDVRARRLARLSGEADPEFDEYEDPESYDGVGEGGHADEPGGKYGHGASREVPPAYSSHAVALDIDDEDPMFDELDERTWEPYRRAVGE, encoded by the coding sequence GTGCTCAGCTCGTTGATCTTTGTTGCGCTGGCGGTGGCCTGGCTGGTCGTCCTCGTGCCGATGTTCGCCCGCCGCCGCCAGGAGGTCGCGCACACCACCGATTCCGCGCTGGCGGCGCGCGTGGTGCGTCGAGGTGGCGGCCGGCGTCCGGCGGCGTCCGGTAGAGCGAGAACCACAAGGGTCAAGGAGGCGTTCGCAATGCCTGACACCGACCGGGATGACATGGACGAGGGCGAGATGACCGACGTCGACCCGGAGGTCGACCCGGAGGTCGACGCGGAGATCGATGCGGGGGACGAGTACACCGAAAACGGCCAGTGGCGTCGGGTCTACAGCGATGACGCCCGTGCGGGGCGTCGATACCGCCCGGGCCGGGGTGGTTTCGATCCGGAGGCCGCAGCGCTCGCCGCGCGGGCCATCTACGCCCGTAGGCAGCGAATCGTGTTCGGCATGCTGCTGACGGCGGTGGCCACGGCGGTGCTCGCCGCGCTGGTCTGGTCGGTCGCCTGGTGGTTCCACGCGCTCGTCGATGTCGCGCTCGTCGGATATCTGACCTACCTACGCAGGCAGGTTCGGATCGAGGAGGATGTCCGAGCGCGCAGGCTGGCTCGTCTCTCGGGCGAGGCCGACCCGGAGTTCGACGAGTACGAGGACCCGGAGTCCTATGACGGGGTTGGTGAGGGCGGGCACGCCGACGAGCCCGGTGGGAAGTACGGCCACGGTGCCTCCCGTGAGGTTCCACCTGCGTACTCGTCCCACGCGGTCGCCCTCGACATCGATGACGAGGATCCGATGTTCGACGAGTTGGACGAACGAACCTGGGAGCCGTATCGCCGCGCCGTGGGCGAGTAG
- a CDS encoding GNAT family N-acetyltransferase, whose protein sequence is MDVLPSDAGGRHPGWPAELGPLVVVAGEVALRPPRLRDGSAWSSTRLRDRGYLQRWEPTPVGDWQERNSVLAWPGQWNALRSLGRSGQALPFVITVDGRFAGQITVGNIVRGALRSAWIGYWVTEHVAGGGTATAAVALAVDHAFGPAGLHRLEATVRPENIASIRVLEKAGFRREGLFERYLDVAGAWRDHYVYGLTTEDVPEGAVSVLVRAGRTSRP, encoded by the coding sequence ATGGATGTGCTGCCCTCGGACGCAGGCGGGCGTCACCCGGGCTGGCCTGCCGAGTTGGGACCTCTTGTGGTCGTGGCGGGCGAGGTCGCATTGCGTCCTCCCCGGTTGCGGGACGGCTCGGCATGGAGCAGCACCCGGCTGCGTGATCGAGGATACCTGCAACGGTGGGAGCCGACCCCCGTCGGCGACTGGCAGGAACGCAATTCGGTGCTCGCCTGGCCCGGCCAGTGGAACGCGCTGCGCAGTCTGGGCCGGAGTGGGCAGGCCCTGCCGTTCGTCATCACCGTCGACGGGCGTTTCGCCGGTCAGATCACCGTCGGCAACATCGTGCGCGGGGCGCTGCGCTCGGCCTGGATCGGTTACTGGGTCACCGAGCACGTGGCAGGCGGCGGAACCGCCACGGCGGCGGTCGCCCTCGCCGTCGATCATGCCTTCGGTCCGGCCGGGCTGCATCGTTTGGAAGCCACGGTCCGGCCGGAGAACATCGCCAGCATTCGGGTCCTGGAGAAGGCGGGTTTTCGCCGGGAGGGTCTCTTCGAGCGGTACCTCGACGTGGCGGGGGCGTGGCGCGATCACTACGTCTACGGGCTGACGACGGAGGACGTTCCGGAAGGTGCGGTCTCGGTGCTGGTCCGTGCGGGGCGCACCAGTCGACCCTGA
- the glp gene encoding molybdotransferase-like divisome protein Glp: protein MRSVDEQLARVLGAAVRPSPVRVAISEAQGMLCAEEVVAERALPGFDQAAVDGYAVRSVDVQHAAEEPAVLPVVGEIPSGSRQPRRLQPGQAVHVVTGAPMPTLADAVVPLDHTDRHPAKVTVRQAVPSAAFVRRTGEDVQAGDVAVRRSSSIGAAQVGLLAAVGRSKVLVHPRPRVSLISVGDELVDIDRTPGQGQVVDVNSYALAAAARDAGADVTRVGIVSTDAKRLREVVEGRLLLSEIVVIAGGVGGSDGADVRAALAELGDLDMARVAMHPGSVQGMGRLGPDEVPTFVLPGNPVSALVVFEVLVRPLIRAALGKPNPHRRRISAELLSPVSAPHGRRTFLRGQLLRDPNNETYLVQPVGTSGTHLLASLAEANCLMIIDEEVTEVAEGESVPISFLSQRV, encoded by the coding sequence ATGAGGTCAGTGGACGAGCAGCTCGCACGCGTTCTCGGGGCCGCGGTGCGGCCCTCGCCGGTTCGTGTGGCGATCTCCGAAGCGCAGGGGATGCTGTGCGCGGAGGAGGTCGTCGCCGAGCGGGCATTGCCCGGATTCGATCAAGCGGCCGTGGACGGCTATGCGGTGCGCAGCGTCGACGTTCAGCACGCGGCCGAGGAGCCTGCCGTGCTTCCCGTGGTGGGCGAGATCCCGTCTGGGTCGCGGCAACCGCGTCGTCTGCAACCCGGTCAGGCGGTGCATGTGGTCACCGGTGCACCGATGCCCACCCTGGCCGACGCGGTGGTGCCGCTGGACCATACCGACCGGCATCCGGCCAAGGTCACGGTGCGTCAGGCGGTGCCGTCGGCGGCGTTCGTCCGCCGCACGGGAGAGGACGTGCAGGCAGGCGATGTGGCCGTGCGCCGGAGCTCCTCCATCGGAGCGGCTCAGGTGGGGCTGCTCGCGGCCGTCGGCCGCAGCAAGGTGCTGGTGCACCCACGGCCGAGGGTCTCGCTGATCTCGGTCGGTGATGAGCTGGTCGACATCGACCGCACACCTGGTCAGGGCCAGGTCGTCGACGTCAATTCCTACGCACTGGCCGCCGCGGCGAGAGATGCCGGTGCGGACGTGACGCGGGTCGGCATCGTCAGCACCGATGCGAAACGGCTGCGCGAGGTGGTGGAGGGGCGGCTGCTGCTGTCCGAGATCGTGGTGATCGCCGGTGGCGTGGGCGGGTCGGACGGTGCCGACGTCCGTGCGGCCTTGGCCGAGCTCGGTGATCTCGACATGGCCCGAGTGGCGATGCACCCCGGATCGGTGCAGGGGATGGGGCGCCTGGGACCGGATGAGGTTCCGACCTTCGTGCTGCCCGGCAATCCGGTGAGTGCGCTGGTGGTGTTCGAAGTGCTGGTGCGGCCGCTGATCCGCGCTGCGCTGGGCAAGCCCAATCCGCATCGGCGGAGGATTTCGGCCGAGCTGCTGTCTCCGGTCAGTGCTCCGCACGGACGCCGTACCTTCCTGCGCGGCCAACTTCTGCGTGATCCGAACAACGAGACCTACCTCGTTCAGCCGGTCGGTACTTCGGGGACCCACCTGCTCGCCTCGTTGGCTGAGGCGAACTGCCTGATGATCATCGACGAGGAGGTCACCGAGGTCGCCGAGGGAGAGAGCGTCCCGATCAGCTTCCTGTCCCAGCGGGTGTGA
- a CDS encoding UTP--glucose-1-phosphate uridylyltransferase yields MSSPTRTPRGTYPAAFRTAIVPAAGLGTRFLPTTKAVPKELLPVVDTPGIELVAAEAAEAGADRLVIVTSPDKQAVTEYFRPQPDLEKTLAERGKDELLNKVRRGPNLLSAETALQEQALGLGHAVGCAEPNLAGSEEAVAVLLPDDLVFPTGEEAGVLTRMAEIRARHGGSVLCAFDVPPEQTRSYGIFRVTDTDEDDVKTVHGMVEKPAPEDAPSNLAAAGRYLLDRVVFEALQRIEPGAGGELQLTDAVALLISEGHPVHVVVHRGGRHDLGNPGDFLKAAVDFALENPEYGPGLRDWLSRRLNER; encoded by the coding sequence ATGAGTAGCCCGACAAGGACGCCACGGGGTACGTACCCCGCCGCATTTCGGACCGCCATTGTGCCCGCCGCCGGCCTGGGCACTCGATTTCTGCCGACGACCAAGGCGGTGCCCAAGGAGCTGCTTCCTGTCGTCGACACCCCGGGCATCGAACTCGTGGCCGCCGAAGCGGCCGAGGCGGGAGCCGACCGGCTCGTCATCGTCACCTCCCCGGACAAGCAGGCTGTGACCGAGTACTTCCGTCCCCAGCCCGATCTGGAAAAGACCTTGGCGGAGCGCGGTAAGGACGAGCTGCTGAACAAGGTGCGGCGAGGACCGAACCTGCTCTCCGCCGAGACCGCGTTGCAGGAACAAGCGTTGGGACTGGGCCATGCCGTGGGGTGCGCCGAACCGAACCTGGCCGGCTCCGAGGAGGCCGTCGCCGTCCTGCTGCCGGACGATCTGGTCTTTCCCACCGGGGAGGAGGCCGGAGTGCTGACGCGGATGGCCGAGATCCGTGCCCGGCATGGCGGCAGTGTGCTGTGCGCGTTCGATGTGCCCCCCGAACAGACACGGTCCTACGGCATCTTCCGGGTCACCGACACCGATGAAGACGACGTCAAAACGGTGCACGGAATGGTCGAGAAGCCCGCTCCGGAGGACGCGCCGTCGAACCTGGCCGCCGCCGGTCGCTACTTGCTCGATCGGGTGGTGTTCGAGGCGTTGCAGCGGATCGAACCGGGTGCCGGAGGCGAGCTGCAGCTCACCGATGCCGTAGCGTTGCTGATCTCCGAAGGACATCCGGTGCATGTCGTGGTACATCGAGGTGGGCGACACGACCTGGGAAATCCTGGCGATTTCCTGAAAGCTGCGGTGGACTTCGCGCTGGAGAATCCCGAGTACGGGCCGGGCCTGCGGGACTGGCTGAGCCGGCGGTTGAACGAGCGGTGA
- a CDS encoding 5-formyltetrahydrofolate cyclo-ligase, which translates to MTLSPEEVTRKKQWRTRLLAERTEKTEGTRSAEAAALRTSILEHIGGSSPSGSSPAGRAPGDSAPGNSAPVTVCAYVPIGSEPGSPDLLDGLREYGCRVLLPIVVGAEPLEWAEYTGPESLRSARYGLLEPAGTHLGQTALGDADVVLVPALAVDRNGTRLGRGGGHYDRSLPLADSRAQLIAVVSDHEFVDHLPGEAHDVRMSAVLTPERGVVPLPL; encoded by the coding sequence GTGACGCTTTCGCCCGAAGAAGTGACCCGCAAGAAGCAGTGGCGTACCCGCCTGCTGGCCGAGCGCACGGAGAAGACGGAAGGGACGCGCTCGGCCGAGGCGGCGGCATTACGCACATCGATACTGGAGCACATCGGCGGCAGCTCCCCGTCCGGCAGCAGCCCGGCAGGCCGTGCTCCGGGAGACAGCGCTCCGGGAAACAGCGCTCCCGTCACCGTGTGCGCCTACGTTCCGATCGGCTCCGAACCGGGCTCACCGGACCTGCTCGACGGTCTCCGCGAGTACGGTTGCCGCGTCCTCCTGCCGATCGTGGTCGGTGCGGAACCGCTGGAGTGGGCCGAGTACACCGGTCCGGAGTCGCTGCGCTCCGCCCGGTACGGGCTGCTGGAGCCCGCGGGCACGCACCTCGGTCAAACAGCACTCGGAGACGCCGACGTCGTTCTCGTTCCCGCGCTCGCGGTGGATCGCAACGGAACCCGGCTCGGACGGGGCGGAGGGCACTACGATCGTTCACTGCCGCTGGCGGACTCGCGGGCGCAACTGATCGCCGTGGTCAGCGATCACGAGTTCGTCGACCACCTGCCCGGGGAGGCCCATGACGTGCGGATGAGCGCCGTGCTGACCCCGGAGCGGGGGGTTGTGCCGCTTCCGTTGTGA
- a CDS encoding FmdB family zinc ribbon protein, translated as MPTYQYACTECGHNFETVQSFKEDSLTECPQCTGLLRKLFSAVGIVFKGSGFYRTDSRSGSTSSESSSPNSSGDSAGDSPSSASSSNDSGGSGSGSSSADSSSSGSSSTGSSSTGSSSAGSSGSQTTAAAAS; from the coding sequence GTGCCCACCTACCAGTATGCCTGCACCGAATGCGGGCACAACTTCGAGACGGTGCAGTCCTTCAAGGAGGACTCCCTGACCGAGTGCCCGCAGTGCACCGGACTGCTGCGCAAGCTGTTCTCCGCGGTCGGCATCGTGTTCAAGGGCAGCGGCTTCTACCGCACCGACAGCCGTTCCGGCTCCACCTCCAGCGAGTCGAGCTCGCCGAATTCCTCCGGTGATTCGGCAGGCGATTCCCCGAGCTCCGCGAGCTCCTCGAACGACTCGGGCGGTTCAGGCTCCGGTTCCTCGTCCGCCGACTCGTCGAGTTCCGGTTCCTCGTCGACCGGATCCTCGTCGACCGGTTCCTCGTCGGCCGGTTCGTCCGGCTCGCAGACAACGGCAGCCGCCGCGTCCTGA
- a CDS encoding SAF domain-containing protein, producing the protein MSHKTPQSHNTGNGLRLDVTVRDRLRGILHSRHGVRMSLLRRVAAVALILVAGVLALRPHPGSAAAETSVLVAARDLAAGTALAPDDVRVRTVPKTLVPAGTLRDTESIRGRVLAGAMRRGGILTDLRLVGKSLTRVTTGSDDHAAVAIRPADPAVAELLHAGREVDVIAAATRPGEPEVLAERVPVLAVHSTGSGRGGAHLDDREQLVVVGLPQKRAAAVASATLTRSVTVTLR; encoded by the coding sequence ATGTCGCACAAGACGCCGCAGTCGCACAACACCGGGAACGGACTCCGGCTCGACGTGACCGTGCGGGACCGGCTGCGGGGAATCCTGCACAGCCGTCACGGCGTCCGCATGTCGCTCCTTCGCCGAGTGGCAGCGGTCGCCCTCATCCTGGTTGCCGGTGTCCTGGCACTGCGTCCACATCCCGGCTCCGCTGCGGCCGAGACGTCGGTACTGGTCGCGGCACGCGACCTCGCAGCGGGCACGGCGCTGGCTCCCGACGATGTCCGGGTGCGGACGGTTCCGAAGACTCTCGTTCCTGCCGGAACCCTGCGCGACACCGAGTCCATCAGGGGACGGGTACTGGCCGGCGCGATGCGCCGTGGCGGGATTCTGACCGATCTCCGTCTCGTGGGGAAGTCGTTGACCAGGGTGACGACCGGGAGCGACGACCACGCCGCCGTGGCGATCCGACCGGCCGATCCCGCCGTGGCCGAGCTGCTTCACGCGGGACGCGAGGTGGACGTCATCGCCGCTGCCACGCGCCCGGGCGAACCCGAGGTCCTGGCCGAACGGGTGCCGGTGCTTGCGGTGCACTCCACCGGGAGCGGCCGTGGCGGGGCACATCTCGATGATCGGGAACAGCTGGTCGTGGTGGGGCTTCCGCAGAAGCGGGCCGCTGCGGTTGCCTCGGCCACACTCACCCGGTCGGTGACCGTGACCCTGCGCTGA